The following are encoded together in the Coregonus clupeaformis isolate EN_2021a chromosome 24, ASM2061545v1, whole genome shotgun sequence genome:
- the LOC121538188 gene encoding protein RCC2 homolog — protein sequence MPRKKVTEVSGNGGIKRKRAGGKKKEREFSSDDEFDDYEEQENTKKPGKPATKSGLQPVTVSDDIKEKIKLDLPKIKGQLLIFGATNWDLIGRKEVPKAQAAFRNLGQNLWGPHRYGSMSDVQVSSVVSGPCAAHSLLITTEGKLWSWGRNEKGQLGHGDTKRLEAPKLIEALADEVVVAAACGRNHTLALTEGGTAYSFGENKLGQLGQGNQTDAVLSPAPIQYDGQPLVKVACGAEFSMVVDCKGNLYSFGCPEYGQLGHNSDGKFIARAQRIEFDCETIARRVAIFIEKSKDGQVTPVPNVVVRDVACGGNHTLILDSQKRVFSWGFGGYGRLGHTEPKDEMVPRLVKLFDFPGRGASQIYTGYQCSFAVNEMGGLFFWGVTNTSRESTMYPKAVQDLCGWKVRSLACGKSSIVIAADDSTISWGPSPTFGELGYGDNKAKSSTTAQEVKTLDGVYAEQVMMGYAHSLVIARQDTPQEQEKLKKLPEYNPRTL from the exons ATGCCACGCAAGAAGGTAACAGAAGTCTCAGGGAATGGTGGGATCAAGAGGAAGAGGGCAGGAGGCAAAAAGAAGGAAAGGGAGTTCAGCAGTGATGATGAGTTTGATGATTATGAAGAGCAGGAGAACACAAAGAAACCTGGCAAGCCTGCTACAAAGTCAGGCCTTCAACCTGTCACTGTCTCTGACGATATCAAGGAAAAAATT AAACTTGACTTACCTAAAATCAAAGGTCAACTGCTCATTTTCGGAGCCACCAACTGGGATCTCATCGGAAGGAAAGAGGTGCCAAAAGCACAAG CGGCCTTCAGGAACCTAGGCCAGAACCTGTGGGGTCCTCACCGCTATGGCAGCATGAGTGACGTGCAGGTCAGCAGTGTGGTGTCTGGGCCCTGTGCTGCCCACAGCCTCCTCATCACCACCGAGGGCAAGCTCTGGAGCTGGG GTCGAAATGAAAAGGGTCAGCTGGGTCACGGGGACACAAAGCGCCTAGAGGCCCCAAAGTTGATTGAGGCCCTCGCAGACGAAGTGGTGGTGGCTGCAGCCTGTGGACGCAACCACACCCTGGCATTGACAGAGGGTGGCACCGCCTACTCGTTTGGAGAGAACAAACTGGGCCAGCTGGGCCAGGGTAACCAAACTGATGCAGTCCTCAGTCCAGCCCCG ATCCAGTACGATGGGCAGCCCTTGGTCAAGGTGGCGTGTGGGGCAGAGTTCAGTATGGTGGTGGACTGCAAAGGGAACCTCTACTCGTTCGGCTGCCCAGAGTATGGCCAGCTAG GACACAACTCTGACGGCAAGTTCATTGCCCGCGCCCAGCGCATCGAGTTTGACTGTGAGACCATTGCACGCCGCGTGGCCATCTTCATCGAGAAGAGTAAGGACGGCCAGGTGACACCTGTACCTAACGTGGTGGTCCGCGACGTCGCCTGCGGAGGCAATCACACG ctgaTATTGGACTCCCAGAAGCGGGTGTTTTCCTGGGGCTTTGGTGGTTATGGACGGCTGGGTCACACGGAGCCGAAGGACGAGATGGTGCCCAGACTGGTGAAGCTCTTTGACTTCCCCGGGCGCGGGGCATCCCAAATCTACACTGGCTATCAGTGCTCCTTCGCTGTAAATGAGATGG GAGGGCTGTTTTTCTGGGGTGTCACCAATACTTCGCGGGAGTCTACCATGTACCCCAAGGCAGTGCAGGACCTGTGTGGCTGGAAGGTCCGCAGTCTGGCATGCGGGAAAAGCAGTATCGTTATCGCTGCAGACGACAGCACCATCAGCTGGGGACCCTCCCCTACCTTTGGCGAGCTG GGATACGGAGACAACAAGGCCAAGTCCTCCACTACTGCTCAGGAGGTGAAGACCCTGGATGGAGTTTACGCTGAACAG GTGATGATGGGATACGCACACTCCCTGGTCATCGCCAGACAGGATACTCCACAGGAACAAGAGAAGCTCAAGAAGCTGCCAGAGTACAACCCACGCACGCTCTGA